In a single window of the Stigmatopora nigra isolate UIUO_SnigA chromosome 7, RoL_Snig_1.1, whole genome shotgun sequence genome:
- the echdc1 gene encoding ethylmalonyl-CoA decarboxylase isoform X2 — MVICVARGHILRANHLCSSWPRIWQRRMSRRVYNDKDFDQEEIKAVLSGFPGGSIDLSKQDSGIGILTINNPSYMNALSGTMMVQLEEKVSQLEQWTDGKGLIVQGAAGTFCSGSDLNAVKAISNPNDGMKMCMFMQNTLTRLLRLPLISVALVEGRALGGGAELTTACDFRLMAPGSVIQFVHKHMGLVPGWGGAARLVNLIGSQNSVKLLSGALKVDPEFGLQIKLVDGLLQDPNEE, encoded by the exons ATGGTAATTTGTGTAGCCAGGGGTCATATCCTGAGGGCCAACCATCTGTGTTCCAGCTGGCCGAG GATCTGGCAGAGACGGATGAGTAGAAGAGTTTACAACGACAAGGACTTCGACCAGGAGGAAATAAAAGCTGTGTTGTCGGGCTTTCCTGGGGGCTCAATTGATCTGTCCAAACAAGATTCTGGCATTGGCATCCTTACGATCAACAACCCATCCTACATGAATGCCCTCTCTG GCACCATGATGGTGCAGCTGGAAGAAAAGGTTAGCCAACTGGAGCAGTGGACAGATGGAAAAGGCCTCATCGTCCAGGGTGCTGCAGGGACGTTCTGTTCTGGATCAGATCTTAATGCGGTCAAAGCAATATCCAATCCAAAC GATGGTATGAAGATGTGTATGTTCATGCAAAATACTCTTACAAGACTACTCAG GCTGCCTCTGATCTCTGTTGCTCTTGTGGAGGGGAGAGCTCTGGGTGGAGGTGCAGAGTTGACTACAGCCTGTGATTTCAG attaatggCACCCGGCAGTGTGATCCAGTTCGTCCACAAACACATGGGCTTGGTCCCAGGCTGGGGTGGAGCTGCTAGACTTGTCAATCTCATTGGAAGCCAAAATTCTGTCAAGTTGCTCAGTGGTGCTCTAAAAGTGGATCCTGAGTTTGGCCTCCAGATTAAGCTGGTGGATGGACTTCTTCAAGACCCTAATGAAG AGTAA
- the echdc1 gene encoding ethylmalonyl-CoA decarboxylase isoform X1 has translation MVICVARGHILRANHLCSSWPRIWQRRMSRRVYNDKDFDQEEIKAVLSGFPGGSIDLSKQDSGIGILTINNPSYMNALSGTMMVQLEEKVSQLEQWTDGKGLIVQGAAGTFCSGSDLNAVKAISNPNDGMKMCMFMQNTLTRLLRLPLISVALVEGRALGGGAELTTACDFRLMAPGSVIQFVHKHMGLVPGWGGAARLVNLIGSQNSVKLLSGALKVDPEFGLQIKLVDGLLQDPNEGAQTFLEQTEKWLSQYTKGPAPVIQAIKKVVLSGRELPLVEALRTEKEVFGTVWGGPANLQALTNRSKYK, from the exons ATGGTAATTTGTGTAGCCAGGGGTCATATCCTGAGGGCCAACCATCTGTGTTCCAGCTGGCCGAG GATCTGGCAGAGACGGATGAGTAGAAGAGTTTACAACGACAAGGACTTCGACCAGGAGGAAATAAAAGCTGTGTTGTCGGGCTTTCCTGGGGGCTCAATTGATCTGTCCAAACAAGATTCTGGCATTGGCATCCTTACGATCAACAACCCATCCTACATGAATGCCCTCTCTG GCACCATGATGGTGCAGCTGGAAGAAAAGGTTAGCCAACTGGAGCAGTGGACAGATGGAAAAGGCCTCATCGTCCAGGGTGCTGCAGGGACGTTCTGTTCTGGATCAGATCTTAATGCGGTCAAAGCAATATCCAATCCAAAC GATGGTATGAAGATGTGTATGTTCATGCAAAATACTCTTACAAGACTACTCAG GCTGCCTCTGATCTCTGTTGCTCTTGTGGAGGGGAGAGCTCTGGGTGGAGGTGCAGAGTTGACTACAGCCTGTGATTTCAG attaatggCACCCGGCAGTGTGATCCAGTTCGTCCACAAACACATGGGCTTGGTCCCAGGCTGGGGTGGAGCTGCTAGACTTGTCAATCTCATTGGAAGCCAAAATTCTGTCAAGTTGCTCAGTGGTGCTCTAAAAGTGGATCCTGAGTTTGGCCTCCAGATTAAGCTGGTGGATGGACTTCTTCAAGACCCTAATGAAGGTGCGCAAACTTTCTTAGAGCAAACTGAAAAGTGGCTTAGTCAGTACACTAAAGGGCCAGCGCCAGTGATTCAGGCTATTAAAAAGGTAGTGTTGTCAGGGAGAGAGCTCCCTCTTGTGGAGGCATTGCGAACTGAAAAAGAGGTTTTTGGAACTGTTTGGGGTGGTCCAGCTAACCTGCAGGCGTTAACAAACAGATCTAAATATAAATGA
- the mdh2 gene encoding malate dehydrogenase, mitochondrial, which produces MFSRAVRSSISLSRSVSTSSQNHAKVAVLGASGGIGQPLSLLLKNSPLVSQLSLYDIAHTPGVAADLSHIETRAQVKGYMGPDQLDAALQGCEVVVIPAGVPRKPGMTRDDLFNTNATIVATLADACARNCPEAMICIIANPVNSTIPITSEIMKKHGVYNPNKVFGVTTLDIVRANAFVAELKGLDPARVSVPVVGGHAGKTIIPLISQCTPKVEFPADQLSALTGRIQEAGTEVVQAKAGAGSATLSMAYAGARFTFSVLDAINGKEGVVECAFVRSEETECKYFSTPLLLGKNGIEKNLGLGKLSAFEEKLVADAIGELKGSIKKGEDFVANMK; this is translated from the coding sequence ATGTTTTCCCGTGCCGTAAGATCGAGCATCAGCCTCTCCAGGAGCGTGTCCACGTCTTCCCAGAATCATGCCAAAGTGGCCGTCCTGGGAGCGTCTGGCGGGATAGGCCAACCCCTGTCTTTACTGCTCAAGAACAGCCCCTTGGTGAGTCAACTTTCCCTCTACGATATCGCCCACACCCCGGGTGTTGCTGCAGATCTGAGCCACATTGAGACCAGAGCCCAAGTCAAGGGCTACATGGGTCCTGATCAGCTCGATGCTGCGCTTCAAGGTTGCGAGGTGGTCGTCATCCCCGCCGGTGTGCCCAGGAAGCCCGGTATGACCCGTGACGACCTCTTCAACACCAACGCGACCATTGTAGCCACCTTGGCCGACGCCTGTGCCCGTAACTGCCCCGAGGCGATGATCTGCATTATTGCCAACCCCGTCAACTCCACCATCCCCATTACATCGGAGATCATGAAGAAGCACGGGGTGTACAACCCTAATAAAGTCTTTGGGGTCACCACCTTGGACATTGTGAGAGCCAATGCCTTTGTGGCTGAGCTCAAAGGCCTTGACCCGGCCAGGGTCAGCGTGCCCGTTGTTGGCGGTCACGCGGGAAAGACCATCATCCCCCTGATTTCCCAATGCACCCCCAAAGTGGAGTTCCCCGCCGACCAGTTGTCCGCCCTGACCGGCAGGATCCAGGAAGCCGGCACCGAGGTGGTACAGGCCAAGGCAGGAGCTGGTTCTGCCACCCTCTCCATGGCGTACGCTGGCGCCCGCTTCACCTTTTCCGTTTTAGACGCCATTAATGGGAAGGAAGGTGTTGTAGAATGCGCTTTTGTCCGGTCAGAGGAGACTGAGTGCAAGTATTTCTCCACACCTCTCCTCCTGGGCAAGAACGGCATCGAGAAGAACCTCGGTCTTGGCAAGCTGTCCGCCTTCGAGGAGAAACTGGTGGCCGACGCCATCGGTGAGCTGAAAGGTTCCATCAAGAAAGGGGAGGATTTTGTGGCCAACATGAAGTGA
- the rnf146 gene encoding E3 ubiquitin-protein ligase rnf146, translated as MLRMASCGEVDHSVSSLPPSKKGSGSSNGAGGSGNSSESPCSGSSSATPALAVPECAICLQSCVHPVQLPCHHIFCFLCVKGASWQSKRCALCRQEVPDDFLERPTLLSPEELKASAGGRGGEVSDHAWYYEGRNGWWQYDVRTSRELEDAFSRGKKTAEMLIAGFLYVADLENMVQYRRNEHGRRRKIKRDVLDIPKKGVAGLRLDTEGVAGAIGATGRENSADGADTAAAGSQQQGTVASSTTTTAPPPVARPPTSLGAQPGGGGGTSLEDAFSQLQVGHSPGPSHERARVGEGGEEEEEDASPSRSSDHHTSVDESGSGGWTDDEDEEERNQGEEGGDVEAWELRPQRQRLNPEDRALPGAESTSPPSSSTAGGRSRMPDGQCTVTEV; from the coding sequence ATGCTAAGGATGGCTAGTTGTGGGGAGGTTGACCACTCTGTTAGCTCACTTCCCCCAAGTAAGAAAGGTAGCGGAAGCAGCAATGGCGCCGGTGGCAGCGGAAACAGTTCCGAATCCCCGTGTTCTGGCTCCAGCAGTGCAACGCCAGCCCTGGCTGTACCCGAGTGTGCCATCTGTCTACAGAGCTGCGTCCACCCGGTGCAACTGCCTTGCCACCATATCTTTTGTTTCCTCTGCGTGAAGGGCGCATCCTGGCAAAGCAAGCGCTGTGCCCTCTGCAGACAGGAGGTGCCTGACGACTTCTTGGAAAGGCCCACGCTCCTCTCCCCGGAGGAGCTGAAAGCATCGGCGGGCGGCCGGGGCGGGGAAGTGAGTGATCACGCCTGGTATTACGAGGGACGCAACGGTTGGTGGCAGTACGACGTGCGAACCAGCCGCGAGCTGGAGGACGCTTTCTCCAGGGGCAAAAAGACGGCGGAGATGCTCATCGCTGGCTTTTTGTACGTGGCCGACTTGGAGAACATGGTGCAGTACAGGCGCAACGAGCATGGGCGGAGACGCAAGATCAAGCGGGATGTGTTAGACATTCCCAAGAAGGGAGTGGCCGGACTACGCTTGGACACTGAGGGAGTCGCCGGAGCGATCGGGGCAACGGGTAGAGAAAACTCTGCCGACGGAGCCGATACCGCGGCGGCGGGGTCGCAACAGCAGGGCACCGTCGCCTCATCTACGACTACGACTGCACCGCCGCCCGTGGCGAGACCTCCAACTTCCCTAGGCGCTCAGCCTGGCGGCGGGGGCGGCACCTCTCTGGAGGACGCCTTCTCACAACTCCAAGTCGGTCACAGCCCCGGGCCATCTCACGAGCGAGCCAGGGTGggggaaggaggagaagaagaggaggaagatgcCTCACCGTCCAGGTCATCTGACCATCACACTTCTGTAGACGAATCTGGCTCCGGGGGTTGGACCGACGATGAGGACGAAGAGGAGCGCAATCAAGGAGAAGAGGGTGGCGACGTGGAGGCGTGGGAGCTTCGGCCACAGAGGCAAAGACTGAACCCAGAAGACAGAGCCCTACCGGGGGCAGAGTCTACCTCCCCCCCTTCGTCGTCAACGGCGGGCGGGAGGTCCCGAATGCCTGATGGTCAGTGTACAGTGACTGAAGTGTGA